The following are from one region of the Cetobacterium somerae genome:
- a CDS encoding sulfatase family protein, which translates to MKKPNLLFIFADQWRREAVGFMKKEPVITPNFDAFSNEAAIFEKAYSSCPLCSPNRATILTGKNPISHGVITNCKPGLENIFLKESEVTIGDILKSNKYKTGYIGKWHLDEPEKKDDNLPLSGAKDWDAFTPPGPKRHGFDFWYSYGADDNHLSPHYWMDSPEMININKWSVEHETDIALDFIDKNKDDNFALFLSWNPPHTPLDLIPQKYVDMYKDVKVEKRENVILEDIVDHPRTITPFSLDEEGYLESVKKYYAAITGIDEHFGKIVDYLKMNNLFENTIIIVTSDHGEMLCSHGLWSKHVWFEEAVSVPFMLSHGNKYKNRKITTPLSGADITPTILSLLDLNIPKEMEGVDLSPTLKGEEVNNIAISACYTGNPKVLNNLKERGLDTLAYGWRAAIDEKYTYVYFNDYSGNDIPKEFLYDNTKDEYQLNPIPLTDKTKYLKEHLMTWGEKHNDPFIKINV; encoded by the coding sequence ATGAAAAAACCAAATCTTTTATTTATTTTTGCAGATCAGTGGAGAAGAGAAGCAGTGGGGTTTATGAAAAAAGAACCTGTTATAACTCCTAACTTTGATGCTTTTTCTAACGAAGCAGCAATATTCGAAAAAGCTTATAGTAGCTGTCCTCTTTGTTCACCAAATAGAGCAACTATTTTAACAGGTAAAAACCCTATATCTCATGGAGTTATTACGAATTGTAAACCTGGTCTTGAAAATATATTTTTAAAAGAAAGTGAAGTTACAATTGGAGATATTTTAAAAAGTAATAAATATAAAACAGGATATATTGGAAAATGGCATCTAGATGAACCTGAAAAAAAAGATGATAACCTTCCTCTTTCGGGAGCTAAAGATTGGGATGCCTTTACACCACCTGGACCTAAAAGACATGGTTTTGATTTTTGGTACTCTTATGGTGCTGATGATAACCATCTTTCTCCTCACTACTGGATGGATTCTCCAGAGATGATAAATATTAATAAATGGTCTGTTGAACATGAAACAGATATTGCTTTAGATTTTATTGATAAAAATAAAGACGATAACTTCGCTCTTTTTTTATCTTGGAATCCACCACATACACCTCTTGATTTAATCCCACAAAAATATGTGGATATGTATAAGGATGTAAAAGTTGAAAAAAGAGAAAATGTAATCTTAGAAGATATTGTTGATCATCCTAGAACTATAACTCCATTCTCTTTAGATGAGGAGGGGTATTTAGAATCTGTAAAAAAATATTATGCAGCTATAACAGGTATTGATGAGCACTTTGGAAAGATTGTTGACTACCTTAAGATGAATAATTTATTTGAAAATACTATAATTATAGTAACTTCAGATCATGGTGAGATGTTATGCTCTCATGGGCTTTGGAGTAAACACGTTTGGTTTGAGGAGGCTGTTTCTGTGCCATTTATGCTTTCTCATGGAAACAAATATAAAAATAGAAAGATAACTACCCCTCTTTCAGGAGCTGATATTACTCCTACAATACTTTCTCTTTTAGATTTAAACATTCCTAAAGAGATGGAAGGAGTTGATCTCTCTCCTACTTTAAAAGGTGAAGAAGTAAATAATATCGCTATTTCTGCATGTTATACTGGAAACCCTAAGGTTTTAAATAATTTAAAAGAAAGAGGATTAGACACCTTAGCTTATGGATGGAGGGCTGCAATTGATGAAAAATATACCTATGTGTATTTTAATGATTATTCTGGTAATGATATTCCTAAAGAGTTTTTATATGACAATACTAAGGATGAGTATCAATTAAACCCTATTCCTTTAACTGATAAAACTAAATATTTAAAAGAACATCTAATGACATGGGGAGAAAAACACAATGACCCTTTTATTAAAATAAATGTTTAA